The following is a genomic window from Moorella sp. Hama-1.
AAGTTTATATGAAACAGCATATAGAAGCGGTACATGGCAGCAGCCTGGATGCCCGGAGTTGGTAATAGAAAAACTAACACCATTGCCGCCACAGTTTGTTCCGTTATCCGCTACCGTGCCTGTTAGACATATTCTGAAGAATTCATATCGTTACCCCCAATATATGTTTGAGATGTTTTGTGAGAAGAAAGAGTTTTATTTAAACTTAAATCCCAGGTATTACCAGGGAGGAACTTCAGCGGCGGAGAAAAGGATTTACAATCTGGTGGAGAGTTACCTGCCTGTGGACCTTAGGTTTATTACTGACCGGTGGGGAAATGTTGTTTTTCAGTTTCCCGTAAACCTGCTTAAAGTTTCGGCAAGGGGTACGAGAGATGGCAAAGACCTCTTGGTGGCTATGAAGTGGCATCCCAGACTACGCAACGGACCTCGCCGCGATGTACATATTAAAGGCGAGGTATTATATGACGGACTAATTTTAGGAAATGCCCTGGTAACCACTTCCACTGAAGTAAGTATGGAGCAACTTAGGTTGGGAACGACTGAGGGAGAGATTAATCTTCAAATCTATAGCAGGGACTATATGTTATATAAAAGTACTTTCAATCTCATAAACCATATTAAAATAGACTTCAGTATTGCAAGTGGGGAACCGGTTACTATTTGCGTTCCGGCCAGTGGAAAACATGAAAAGGGTTTTACCTATGAGGTGCAGCCAGTCAGTTCTGCCCAAACAATGAATATCGGTAAGACTAGCGAATGGCGAGACTGGGTATGGACGCGGACGAACTTGGAATCAAAGCGTCAACTGGAAAGGCGGTTAGAATTCGTCCAGTACGGAGTGCATGGCAGGAACGAACGGGAGAAAGCACTGCAGGATTTGCGCCGGTTGATCGAATGGCATGGAGATAAAGGCGTATATCTTTGGGATCCATATGCCGAAGCACGTGATATTTGGGCCACCCTATTTGCTTGCCCGATGATACAAGCCCCTCTGCGGGTAATTACTTCATACAGCAAAAAGAGACGAAAGTTAGCTTCTCAGCAGGGCCTGGAAATTTCAGGATATGAGGATTGGTTGGCAAGCTTTAAAAGAGATTTATCTGAAGCGGTTAAACAAAGAAAGGTGAATTTGCAGGTTCGTTGTCAACGTGATCAATATGGTTGGCAATTTCATGACCGCTTTCTTTTATTCCCAGGGCGAGAGCCTAAAGTTTGGTCCCTGGGATGCTCTTTGAATTCTATTGGTCGGCAACATAGTATTTTAATGAAAGTTTCACATGCTCAGCCTGTGATAGATGCCTTTGAGGATCTGTGGGAGGAGCTGGAGCAATGCCTCGTATGGCCTTAGAGCATGTCTACTTACAGCTGCATATGGGCTCCTATACTTATCCTAATCTTATTGACAGGAGAGTGTCTGATTTAATAAACTCGTGGCCGACGGGTAAAAATCAGTTGGGAAGCCTTAAGCAGGACTACCAAGCTTTTGTTAGCGAGAGGTCCCGGGATATTTCAAGGTTGTTGCAGGGGTTCTCTACTGATGAGATTGGCCGGTACCCAACACTTTCTATGGTCGATGAAAATAAAAGCCGGCAGGCCATTGCTTTGGCGGCGGGCGGGTTACTATCTTTGTTTAATACTCCCACGCTTGATGTTCTTCTTAAGTTAGCTGCAGTATGTACACTTATACAACTACCCGGTTATGTATTTCCTGCAATTGCTCGTTTTCTACTGAATCAGGAAGAATTGGCTTGGCAAGCGGTTACAGCATCCCTTAAAAATGGGCTTCCTTTTAGTTTTAAGCTGCATGTAGATGGGGAAGAGGAAAATAATGGGGAGAAACGAGCTCTTGCTGCCTATAAAGATGGGCTGGCCCGAGAGAACCTTCAACAGGTTTTATCATTCATGAAAAATTGGCATGCTGGGCATCGTACTTTTTTAAGTGGACCCATACAGATTATCTTAAATCTTGCATACTTTGCCGACAAAGATCTCTTTGCCAGGCTTGTAGCGAAGGAAGGTACGCCTGTTTTTGTTAACCTGATATGTGAAGATCCCCAGTATGCTTATGACTTGGAAACACTCTTCAAAATTGCAAACTTTGGTGGATTGTGGACCAGGTTGGAGATCCTGCACCATCTGACTATACTGTTACGTGAGGCAGGAGCACGGGAAGCAAGCGGAATCGAAAGCACAAAGCAACGTGCCTTTCGGAGAATGATTGCTGTTTATATCGGCAGGGTGATTATTCTCTTACTTGGGATAAAGAAGAGCGACGTACTCTGCCATATATTGAATACGCTAACAAGCATAGAACAATCGCGTAGGGATTTACCATTACTATACTATTTAGGACTAAATGTGGGGAAAGGCATTGCACTACACTTAAATGATAAAATTGTTGAGCAAGATCTACTCAAATGGGAACCGTTTAGGTCGAGTTCAGGCCTTATGTACATTCTCCGGGGCGTGCAGGATGGATTGGACCGAGAGAAATCTGTACTCTTGTCGGTGTGGAACAAGGTGCTAATACGTAAGTGGCTAAATGATCTTTGGGCGCTGTACCGTACAGACGTGGAAGGTTCTGGAGGGAAAGATTGGCCTTTTTCGGCGTTGGATGCCGCTGTTTGGAACGCAATTACCAGAAGATGGAAAAAACGGAGCCGTTCCGTCATCTTTATTAACGGGCTTTGGCGCCGCTTATCAGCCACTGAACATCGATGGTTTACGAGTAGTATAGGCGAATGGAGGCATCTTGGAGCAATTTACGCCGGTATTTTAGCCCATGCTGAGGCATGGAGGAATCTGGTACCAGATACTGAAATTCCTGAATCCGTTATCCATATCCTTGAATATGTAAATGATCCACGCCACTGGTATAAAGTACCGGGAGATAAGAGAGAAACG
Proteins encoded in this region:
- a CDS encoding VPA1262 family N-terminal domain-containing protein; amino-acid sequence: MEDKSQTESFSPKETILEQFAEFATTPKTGFYNSCCITSIFITSGKGKWYRNVFTVAVFEETPFKNYNLRYHSPHLFDISKELSIGIVSQRVTIADAISLYETAYRSGTWQQPGCPELVIEKLTPLPPQFVPLSATVPVRHILKNSYRYPQYMFEMFCEKKEFYLNLNPRYYQGGTSAAEKRIYNLVESYLPVDLRFITDRWGNVVFQFPVNLLKVSARGTRDGKDLLVAMKWHPRLRNGPRRDVHIKGEVLYDGLILGNALVTTSTEVSMEQLRLGTTEGEINLQIYSRDYMLYKSTFNLINHIKIDFSIASGEPVTICVPASGKHEKGFTYEVQPVSSAQTMNIGKTSEWRDWVWTRTNLESKRQLERRLEFVQYGVHGRNEREKALQDLRRLIEWHGDKGVYLWDPYAEARDIWATLFACPMIQAPLRVITSYSKKRRKLASQQGLEISGYEDWLASFKRDLSEAVKQRKVNLQVRCQRDQYGWQFHDRFLLFPGREPKVWSLGCSLNSIGRQHSILMKVSHAQPVIDAFEDLWEELEQCLVWP